The window CAGTGTTGAGAGTTTTGTGTAATGCCACCGGGAGGTCGAGGCTATGGGTGGAAAACAATAGTTCCAAAGCGTTGTTGAAAAGCTGTCGTCCCCATCCGGCCTTTCGGTGATGACGGCATCGGTAGCCGTAAGCCTTGAGAAGTCGAACAGAGATGACCATTCATACTGTTCCGTTTCTTCTTTGAAGATCTTTTGGAGGCTGTAGGAATCTGCGGAGGGCTTAGTATTCAATTCGAGGTCACTTTTACTGAATGGGGGCGGGGCGGGACGTTTTCTCAAGCAGCAAGGGACTCAGTCTATTCCGCCTCGCCGCACTGCGTTCTTGCCCAGTGCCGCCAAGTCGAGATTGGCGTCGCCGTGATCAATCCTAACAGATGCTCAGGCATCGCTCGATCGGTCAGGCGCCCGTGATTTGCGCGGGGAAAATTCGGTTGGGTAGCCCGGCTTTAGTATTCTCGAGCCATGCCAGCAAGCGCACGTAGCTGGGCGCCGATCACCTCAATGGTCGCGAGGTCAGTGATGGTATTGGACTCCACATCCACCTTGCTAGCGAGCTGACTGATCATCACCTCTGGTTTGTTCAGCACCTTGGCGTTGAAGAAAACGAGGATCTGAATCTCATCAAGAATGCCCTATCAGCTTTGAGCTCAAACGGATGGGCGATCTTTCAATTGCCGGATGATGGCGCTGCCGTAATCCAGCAAGCTGCGCTCGATATTGCCTGTCTCCTCGGGCAGCCCAAGGCAACGCGACGCCGGGGACCTTTGGTCGATGTGCTGATTCCTACTGATAGGCAATCTGCGAACCGGCGCTCTCTCAGCGTCCGCTATGGGTTGAGCCCATTCCCATGGCATACCGACGGGGCCCACTGGAGTACGCCGCCACGGTACATCGTTATGGGTTGCTTGGAGACCGCCCCTTGCACTGCTCAAACGCTCTTCTGCGAGGGGAGCACATTCGATCCATTGAATGTAGATGGCGCTCGGTCATCGGTTTTCAGGATTACCAATGGCGGCAACAGCTTTTACGCTGCGGCTCGAGGAAGTTCTGACCGTTACTACAGGTTCGACCCTGGCTGCATGACGCCCGTGGATGCCGGCGCTCAGGAAATCGTGCGCGCGATCGATCTCTTTGAGCCCTCAGACGAACAGGCAATCACTTGGCAGGCCGGGAAATTCTTGCTGCTTGATAACTGGCGTTTTCTACATCGCCGCGGATCCGCACAGGGAAGCACTGAGCGGAAACTCCTTAGGGTCACCGTAATGGAGAAAGGCAACCATGGCTAACACAGGAAGTGACGTAAAAAAGCTGCGCAAGGAAGTGCCATCAGCAATCTCGGCGGAGGCCCTGCTAGGGAAGTCTCGGCTTTACGCATTGCGAGCGTTGCAGGTACCCACGCGTCTCGATCAAGAAAGACAAAAACCGGTCGGCAAAGGTGTGGCGGAAGTCATGCGCGGAAAGTGTAGGCAACAATCCCGGACGAGCCAGTTCAATGGTCAGAAACAGCCGATCAAGAACGTTAGACAACGCGCGGATGGACAGCGGACGGCCTCGATCCGAGATGAACAAATAGCGGTACATCAATTTCATCGGCTTGCCGTGACGCAGAGGGCGCCGTTCGCTCTGGATATATCGCTCGTAGACCTCATACAACTGAGTGGAGATGCCTACGGTCCGCCCATGTGTTTTCAGTGCAGGCTCTTCAGCGCGTGGGTCGCCTGGATCATGTTCGCGGTCATTGATGCTGACATAGGCATGCTGAGAACCCTGGTTAATATCCGTGGTGTAGAGCTTCAGAAGCTCTCCGCGACGGATACCAGTCTCCAGTAGCAATTCAATCATTAGCCAATTGCGCAACTGCAATCGTTCCGGGAACGGATTCTCCGCGGCACCCGGGCGAATCAGTGTACGAACGATCTGAAGTTGCATATCTGTCAGGCTGCGGTAACGAGTGCGGTCGGGACGAAGATTGATGATATGGCTCTCAAAGCGCCGTTCAATGACGTCGGCGACATCGGCAAATACAACTTCGATGTTAGCCAGGGTGGTTGAGTTCTGACGGGCGCGCGGAATGTAACGAGTCACGCACCAGGACAGGTACTGCTTCAGCAACCGCAGGTACTGGTCACGGGTACGCGGATCGATCTGCGGAAAAGGTGCCGTTGCAGCTTTGCCGATTCGGGCGACCAGGTTGTCGGCTTGACGGCCGCTTTGGAGCCAGATGGCGTAACCATCCAGTAAAGCCAGAATCGACTCGAAGTGGCAGGCCAAGATGGCGTCATCAATATTGAGGTCACGGCTTTTGGCATAGATGTAGAAAGCTTGGATCGCGCGCAGATGTGCCGCAGTAGTGTTGTAAGCGCGGTACCTTAGCTTGAGTTGAACGTAGATGAACGGGACAAGTATGGGCAAAGGCTCCGCATCTCCAGTCTGCACGAGCAGCGGTACACGCTGACCTGAAGAGAAACGGCATTGAATCAGCTTCATCGGCAGCCACCTCATTCAATGACTCGCCATGAACACGAAGGACATGGCCCGTTGTGAGGCAGTCGCAAAATCATGAGACATTGCCAAAGCCATGATTTCCGGGGGCGCAGCCCCCCAGTGCGCTAATGTTGAGACTTTTTCTGGTTTTATCTCACGAAGAGAGCCAATTCTTCGGAGAATTATCGCTATTATTTCTTCGCACTACAAAAAAATCTCACGATTGTTGTACATGATTTCAATGGTCTCGCTGTCAATATATAACAATTGAACTCTGTCATTTAGTGCCAAATGTGCGCGTCACTTCCGCCGCCTGCATTAAAAAATTGTCAATATATATGCAATTGTTCCTGGCGCGCTTGAAAAAAATCGCGAAAGGAAACTTACATAGAAATTTTCGATTGGTTTGCCATATTAGGATGTCTAATTGCGCAGATTTTCAAAATGGAAGTCATAATCGGATCTCGCGAAAGATGAGATTTATTCGAGCCAAATATTAATCAGCCAGCTCTAGAGGCCCCGTATTACGGGGCTTTCGGTCAAAAAAACAAATATCATAAATTGCCAATCAGTCAATATATGGCATATATAAAATAATGGTGGCGGTCAGATTTTGTCGAGCGCGTCAAAGTTGACAAGTTCAACCATTGAAAGTTTTACTAGATTGGTTTTCACCACATGAGAATAGATCGATGCACAAAACCAAAAACATCAGAGCTGCTCTGAAAAATGTATTTCCTTAAGTATGCAACACCCGCTCTTTAAAAACTAAGCACAAACTCAGTGTGCGCTCGCTTGCGGCTCTTCGGATCTAATGGCGTGGCACATCGAGCAGATAGTGAACGGAAGGTTCAATGGAAGA of the Pseudomonas sp. Seg1 genome contains:
- a CDS encoding site-specific integrase; translation: MKLIQCRFSSGQRVPLLVQTGDAEPLPILVPFIYVQLKLRYRAYNTTAAHLRAIQAFYIYAKSRDLNIDDAILACHFESILALLDGYAIWLQSGRQADNLVARIGKAATAPFPQIDPRTRDQYLRLLKQYLSWCVTRYIPRARQNSTTLANIEVVFADVADVIERRFESHIINLRPDRTRYRSLTDMQLQIVRTLIRPGAAENPFPERLQLRNWLMIELLLETGIRRGELLKLYTTDINQGSQHAYVSINDREHDPGDPRAEEPALKTHGRTVGISTQLYEVYERYIQSERRPLRHGKPMKLMYRYLFISDRGRPLSIRALSNVLDRLFLTIELARPGLLPTLSAHDFRHTFADRFLSFLIETRGYLQRSQCVKPRLP